The following coding sequences lie in one Pristis pectinata isolate sPriPec2 chromosome 20, sPriPec2.1.pri, whole genome shotgun sequence genomic window:
- the dclre1b gene encoding 5' exonuclease Apollo isoform X2 — MNGTLIPNTPFAVDFWQIRKCSHVRLFFLSHLHSDHTSGLSSTWNRSIYCSPITAKLLQWKFQVEETLIHPLEVGESHLLYLDEVGKETMTVTLIDSNHCPGSVMFLFDGYFGTILYTDFRYTPTMFCNSPLSTEKRIDVLYLDNTNCDPESVVPSRQEATEQIKEIINSHPEHNVVIGLYNLGKESLLIELALAFKTWVVVSPRRLQMFQLLRLSDVFTSEVGAGRIHVVDQNEINRFNMIRWNQTCPTIAIVPTSRRMKVTHRDIHVVPYSDHSSFQELQEFVARLKPYSIMPIVKGKACQAYFSQYLSSRDELKSIQIPETVEKCMKKNSKHHDALPHQFFKPRTLDIPRGVVFEPPEKGLHDCNGADYLCTEELSWCYASLKSFDAVVEQYFKKRNKLIVRNTLD; from the exons ATGAATGGTACACTAATCCCAAACACACCTTTTGCTGTGGATTTCTGGCAGATTCGAAAATGCAGCCACGTCCGTTTGTTCTTCCTGTCCCACTTGCATAGTGATCATACATCAGGTCTCTCTTCTACCTGGAACAGATCCATATACTGCTCTCCCATTACTGCTAAGTTGTTGCAATGGAAGTTTCAG GTGGAAGAAACATTGATCCACCCGCTCGAGGTAGGAGAGAGTCACCTCTTGTATCTTGATGAAGTTGGAAAAGAGACCATGACTGTGACATTGATTGACAGCAATCACTGTCCTGGTTCTGTCATGTTTCTGTTTGATGGCTACTTTGGCACCATTCTGTACACAG ATTTCCGTTACACACCCACCATGTTCTGCAATTCGCCACTGAGCACAGAAAAAAGAATAGATGTTCTCTATCTGGACAATACAAACTGTGATCCTGAGTCTGTGGTGCCTTCCCGTCAAGAAGCTACTGAACAAATCAAAGAAATAATCAACAGTCACCCAGAACACAATGTTGTAATCG GTCTGTATAACTTGGGCAAAGAATCCTTATTAATAGAGCTGGCTCTGGCTTTCAAAACCTGGGTTGTGGTGAGTCCTCGCAGACTTCAGATGTTTCAACTGCTGAGACTGAGCGACGTGTTCACTTCAGAGGTGGGCGCTGGAAGAATCCATGTGGTAGATCAGAATGAAATTAATCGATTTAATATGATTAGGTGGAATCAAACATGCCCTACAATTGCCATTGTTCCTACAAGCCGCAGAATGAAAGTCACGCACAGAGACATTCATGTGGTTCCCTATTCGGATCATTCCTCCTTTCAGGAATTGCAGGAATTTGTGGCCAGACTGAAGCCCTATTCCATTATGCCTATAGTGAAAGGAAAGGCATGCCAAGCATACTTCTCCCAGTATCTTAGTTCGCGTGATGAGTTGAAGTCAATCCAAATTCCAGAAACAGTAGAAAAATGTATGAAGAAGAATTCAAAACACCATGATGCACTGCCTCATCAGTTTTTTAAACCAAGAACTCTGGATATTCCACGGGGTGTAGTGTTCGAACCACCAGAGAAAGGATTGCATGACTGCAATGGAGCTGATTATCTGTGTACAGAAGAGCTGAGTTGGTGTTATGCTAGTCTGAAATCTTTCGATGCTGTTGTTGAACAATATTTTAAGAAGAGGAATAAACTAATTGTGAGAAATACATTGGACTAG
- the dclre1b gene encoding 5' exonuclease Apollo isoform X1, translating into MNGTLIPNTPFAVDFWQIRKCSHVRLFFLSHLHSDHTSGLSSTWNRSIYCSPITAKLLQWKFQVEETLIHPLEVGESHLLYLDEVGKETMTVTLIDSNHCPGSVMFLFDGYFGTILYTADFRYTPTMFCNSPLSTEKRIDVLYLDNTNCDPESVVPSRQEATEQIKEIINSHPEHNVVIGLYNLGKESLLIELALAFKTWVVVSPRRLQMFQLLRLSDVFTSEVGAGRIHVVDQNEINRFNMIRWNQTCPTIAIVPTSRRMKVTHRDIHVVPYSDHSSFQELQEFVARLKPYSIMPIVKGKACQAYFSQYLSSRDELKSIQIPETVEKCMKKNSKHHDALPHQFFKPRTLDIPRGVVFEPPEKGLHDCNGADYLCTEELSWCYASLKSFDAVVEQYFKKRNKLIVRNTLD; encoded by the exons ATGAATGGTACACTAATCCCAAACACACCTTTTGCTGTGGATTTCTGGCAGATTCGAAAATGCAGCCACGTCCGTTTGTTCTTCCTGTCCCACTTGCATAGTGATCATACATCAGGTCTCTCTTCTACCTGGAACAGATCCATATACTGCTCTCCCATTACTGCTAAGTTGTTGCAATGGAAGTTTCAG GTGGAAGAAACATTGATCCACCCGCTCGAGGTAGGAGAGAGTCACCTCTTGTATCTTGATGAAGTTGGAAAAGAGACCATGACTGTGACATTGATTGACAGCAATCACTGTCCTGGTTCTGTCATGTTTCTGTTTGATGGCTACTTTGGCACCATTCTGTACACAG CAGATTTCCGTTACACACCCACCATGTTCTGCAATTCGCCACTGAGCACAGAAAAAAGAATAGATGTTCTCTATCTGGACAATACAAACTGTGATCCTGAGTCTGTGGTGCCTTCCCGTCAAGAAGCTACTGAACAAATCAAAGAAATAATCAACAGTCACCCAGAACACAATGTTGTAATCG GTCTGTATAACTTGGGCAAAGAATCCTTATTAATAGAGCTGGCTCTGGCTTTCAAAACCTGGGTTGTGGTGAGTCCTCGCAGACTTCAGATGTTTCAACTGCTGAGACTGAGCGACGTGTTCACTTCAGAGGTGGGCGCTGGAAGAATCCATGTGGTAGATCAGAATGAAATTAATCGATTTAATATGATTAGGTGGAATCAAACATGCCCTACAATTGCCATTGTTCCTACAAGCCGCAGAATGAAAGTCACGCACAGAGACATTCATGTGGTTCCCTATTCGGATCATTCCTCCTTTCAGGAATTGCAGGAATTTGTGGCCAGACTGAAGCCCTATTCCATTATGCCTATAGTGAAAGGAAAGGCATGCCAAGCATACTTCTCCCAGTATCTTAGTTCGCGTGATGAGTTGAAGTCAATCCAAATTCCAGAAACAGTAGAAAAATGTATGAAGAAGAATTCAAAACACCATGATGCACTGCCTCATCAGTTTTTTAAACCAAGAACTCTGGATATTCCACGGGGTGTAGTGTTCGAACCACCAGAGAAAGGATTGCATGACTGCAATGGAGCTGATTATCTGTGTACAGAAGAGCTGAGTTGGTGTTATGCTAGTCTGAAATCTTTCGATGCTGTTGTTGAACAATATTTTAAGAAGAGGAATAAACTAATTGTGAGAAATACATTGGACTAG
- the dclre1b gene encoding 5' exonuclease Apollo isoform X3, translated as MEVSGGRNIDPPARADFRYTPTMFCNSPLSTEKRIDVLYLDNTNCDPESVVPSRQEATEQIKEIINSHPEHNVVIGLYNLGKESLLIELALAFKTWVVVSPRRLQMFQLLRLSDVFTSEVGAGRIHVVDQNEINRFNMIRWNQTCPTIAIVPTSRRMKVTHRDIHVVPYSDHSSFQELQEFVARLKPYSIMPIVKGKACQAYFSQYLSSRDELKSIQIPETVEKCMKKNSKHHDALPHQFFKPRTLDIPRGVVFEPPEKGLHDCNGADYLCTEELSWCYASLKSFDAVVEQYFKKRNKLIVRNTLD; from the exons ATGGAAGTTTCAG GTGGAAGAAACATTGATCCACCCGCTCGAG CAGATTTCCGTTACACACCCACCATGTTCTGCAATTCGCCACTGAGCACAGAAAAAAGAATAGATGTTCTCTATCTGGACAATACAAACTGTGATCCTGAGTCTGTGGTGCCTTCCCGTCAAGAAGCTACTGAACAAATCAAAGAAATAATCAACAGTCACCCAGAACACAATGTTGTAATCG GTCTGTATAACTTGGGCAAAGAATCCTTATTAATAGAGCTGGCTCTGGCTTTCAAAACCTGGGTTGTGGTGAGTCCTCGCAGACTTCAGATGTTTCAACTGCTGAGACTGAGCGACGTGTTCACTTCAGAGGTGGGCGCTGGAAGAATCCATGTGGTAGATCAGAATGAAATTAATCGATTTAATATGATTAGGTGGAATCAAACATGCCCTACAATTGCCATTGTTCCTACAAGCCGCAGAATGAAAGTCACGCACAGAGACATTCATGTGGTTCCCTATTCGGATCATTCCTCCTTTCAGGAATTGCAGGAATTTGTGGCCAGACTGAAGCCCTATTCCATTATGCCTATAGTGAAAGGAAAGGCATGCCAAGCATACTTCTCCCAGTATCTTAGTTCGCGTGATGAGTTGAAGTCAATCCAAATTCCAGAAACAGTAGAAAAATGTATGAAGAAGAATTCAAAACACCATGATGCACTGCCTCATCAGTTTTTTAAACCAAGAACTCTGGATATTCCACGGGGTGTAGTGTTCGAACCACCAGAGAAAGGATTGCATGACTGCAATGGAGCTGATTATCTGTGTACAGAAGAGCTGAGTTGGTGTTATGCTAGTCTGAAATCTTTCGATGCTGTTGTTGAACAATATTTTAAGAAGAGGAATAAACTAATTGTGAGAAATACATTGGACTAG